The following is a genomic window from Desulfurobacteriaceae bacterium.
CTTTTCCATAAAAAGAAACTCTATTCGCAAATTCCAAAAAAGCCTTTTTTAAATTCTCAAAGCTTTTATAGTAATCAAGGTGATCTTTATCTATGTTTGTAATAACCGATAATGTCGGAGAAAGTTTTAAAAAAGTCCCGTCACTCTCGTCAGCTTCGGCTACAATCCAGTTACCACTGCCGCTTTGGGCATTTAACCCATCAAGGATAGAAAGCCTTCCACCTACCAAAATCGTTGGATTTAAACCGCACTTTTTGAAAATAGTTGCTATTAAAGAACTTGTCGTTGTTTTTCCGTGAGTTCCTGCAACAGCTATTCCTTCCTTAAGTTTCATTAGATCGTTTAAAACATCTCCCCTTGGAATAATTGGAATTCCAAGTCTCCTTGCTTCTATAAGTTCCACATTATCTTCTTTTACAGCTGAAGAGTGAATTAGAATGTCCGTTCCATGAACGTTTTCCTTTTTATGTCCTATAAAAACTTTTATTCCAAGCCCTTTTAATTTTTCTATCATAGGACTAGTTTTAATATCAGAACCTTGAACATAACAACCTTTTTCTTTGAGGATTAGGGCTATGCCGGACATTCCAATTCCACCAATGCCAACAATGTGTATACGCAAATTTCTTGTCAAGAAAACCTCCCGGGTTAAATTTCAAATATTTGCAATAGCTAATTTTAATAGAAGAGGTTAGGGTATGCCAATTTTACTAACTGGAGTTTACGAAGGGAAAAAGCTCGTTAGAGAACTTAAAAAGATCGGTTTAAGAAAACATGACGTAAGAGAAACTTTCATTGCAAACGGTTCCACACTGATATTTTTGAAGGATGAATCTTTGTGTAATGACATTTTTAAAGAATTTGTTCCAGATGAAGAAACCATAAAGGAAATAGTAACCGTTCACACTTACGTTGAAAAGTTCAAAAATCTCATTGACACAGAAAGGCTTGCTGAAATGGAAGCTCAAGAGGAAGAGATTAGAAAACTCTCTGGAAGGGAGAGAGAACTCCTTGGAAGGGCAATTTTAGACCTAAAAGGAACAAAAGCTGGAATGAAGTTTCACCTTCACCTTGTAAGGTTTTGGAGGGAAAAACCAATAGAAACAGAGATAACAAGTGGAGATGTAATTCTTGTCAGCAAAGGAAATCCTTTAAAGAGTAACCTTGTTGGAACCGTTGTAAGGATAACAGAGAAAACAATAACTGTTGCCTTTGAAGAAAAACCACCAAACTGGGTTTATAGAAAAGGTGTAAGAGTAGACCTTTACATTAACGATGTTACTTTTAAGAGAATGGAAGAAAACTTAGAAGAACTTAGACATGCAGTTGGAAGACAAAGAGAATTAAGAAACATTATACTTGGTCTTAAAAAACCAACCGAAGCTAAAGAAGAAGAGTTTGAACTTGTTGATGAAAGACTTAATGGGACTCAAGTTAAGGCTGTAAAGAAAGCTCTTGGTTCTAAAGATTTCTATTTGATTCACGGACCGCCGGGAACTGGAAAAACAAGTACAATCACAGAACTCATCGTTCAGCTTGTTAAAAGAGGAAATAAGGTTCTTGCTACTGCAGACTCAAACATTGCGGCTGATAATATCCTCCTTAATCTTTCCAAATACAAAAACTTAAAACTTGTAAGAATTGGTCATCCTGCAAGGGTTTTAGAGGAACTTGAGAAATATTCCATTTATGCCCTTTACGAAGAACATGAAAAAACTCAAAAAATTAGAAACGGTTGGGAAAGGGTGAGAGAATTAATAGAAAGAAGAGATCAGTACAAGAAACCTGTTCCTACTTTAAGACGGGGAATGAGTGATGAGGAAATAATCTACTTCGGAAGGAAAGGAAAAGGTATTAGGGGACTTTCCAAAAAAACCGTGCGTTCTATGGCAAATTGGCTTTTGACAAATTATGAAATTGACGTAAGAATAAAGGCTTTAAAAGAGATGGAAAATGTCCTTCTTAGAGAGATACTTGCCGATGCAGACGTGGTCATTTCTACAAATTCTATGGTGAAATCAGAACTTTTAGATGGCTTCTTCTTTGATGTAGCTGTAATAGATGAAGGAAGTCAACAGGTAGAACCGTCTACTCTAATTCCAATAATGAAAGCTAAAAAATTCTTTATTGCTGGAGATCATAAACAGCTTCCACCAACTGTAATGAGTGAGGAAGCTAAGGACCTTGAAAAAACTCTCTTTGAAAAATTAATTACGAATTACCCATCTCTTTCGTCAATGCTTGAAATACAGTACAGGATGAATGAAAAAATAATGGAATTTCCAAACAAGGAATTTTACGAAGGGAAACTGAAAGCTGCTGAAAGTGTTAAAAACCATACCTTAGCCGACTTTAACTTACAAGCACCTTCTAAATTTAAAGAAATCTTGGAACCAAACGTTCCAATTGCCTTTCTTGATACTTCTACGATAAACGCTTACGAGTTTCAAGTAGAAGGTTCTACATCTTACGAAAACTATGAAGAAGCCAAGATTTGCATAACAATCGCTGAAGAACTTATTAGAATGGGGCTTGAAAGAAGAGATATAGGAATAATCACTCCTTATGCAGCCCAAGTTAAACTAATAAAACAGATGCTTTTGGAAAGGGACTTGAAAGTAGAAGTAAATTCTGTTGACGGCTTCCAAGGAAGAGAAAAGGAGGTAATAATTATTTCGTTTGTTCGCTCAAATGACAAAGGTGAAATAGGATTCTTGAAAGACTTAAGAAGATTAAATGTAGCTATAACAAGACCAAGAAGAAAGCTTATAGGAGTAGGAAACGCAAAGACCTTATCTTCCCATAGCACTTACAGAAGGTTCCTAGAATACGTAAAAGAGAACGGAGTATTTATGGGAGCTGGAAACTAACCAACCAGCTCCTCTTCTTTTACCGGTTCGAGATCATCAAGCCATCCAGCGTTTGGTGTAAGCTTTCTCTTAAAGAGTTTTCCAACCTTCTTAGGATTTTTGGCTTGGTGGTATTTAAGGTAGATCTCGTCTCCGATAATACCGACAATTTCTATTTTTCCTGTTTTATGGGACATTATGTATTTAAATCTTTTAGCATGTCCATCCAGTCTCTGCTTTGCCTTTTCTACTATTTCGTATCCTTTCTTCAAAGGAACTTGGAAGTGGGTTTTAACACGTTTAACGGGACGACACTGGAACACATAGTATGGAACCACACCACAAGATGTAATCTCTTTCATAAGAGTTACCAAAACTTCCGGATCGTCATTTACGCCTTTAAGTAAAACGGCTTGATTACTAACAACAACTCCACTTCTAATAAGAGCGTCTACTGCTCTTCTTGCTTCTTCTGTCACTTCCCTTGGATGGTTAAAGTGGGTAACTAAGTAAACTCTTTTCTCAGGAGTCGAATATCTTGCAAATACATCTAAGAGCTTTTCATCTTCATAAATTCTCATTGGATAAAAAACAGGAGTTCTACTACCAAAACGAATAAACTTTAAATGTTCTATTTTTGATAGTTCCTTTAGAAAGTATTCTATAACGTCGGTTGGTAGAACAAGTGGATCTCCTCCAGAAATCAGAACATTAGTTATCTCCTTGTGTTCTCTTATGTATTCAACAGCTCTATCAAAGAGTTTAACGGTTTCATCTGTTGGAATACCTACCATTCTCTTTCTAAAACAGTGCCTACAGTAGCCAGCGCACCTATTGGTTACAAGCAACAGTGCTGTCTCTTGGTATTTGTGTTGCAAACCCGTTAAAACTGTGTTTTCTTTTTCTCCACTTGTATCGTAAGAACCTGCAACATCAAGTTCGCTGAGAGACGGAAAGATAATATTCTTGATTGGATCGTTCGGATCATTCCAATCGATTAATCGTGCATAATAGTCTGGAATAAACATAGGATGTTTTTCAACAACCTTTTGAAGCTTTTTCTTTTCCCCTTTGTCAATCTCAATTTGAAAAGCTTTTTCTATTTCTTCTATAGAGGAATAACCGGGTATCTTCATAGCAAACCCCTTAATTTAAATTTTTTCAAGGACTAGAGAAATTGAGGAGGCTATAAATTTATATGATAAAAAT
Proteins encoded in this region:
- a CDS encoding KamA family radical SAM protein, with the protein product MKIPGYSSIEEIEKAFQIEIDKGEKKKLQKVVEKHPMFIPDYYARLIDWNDPNDPIKNIIFPSLSELDVAGSYDTSGEKENTVLTGLQHKYQETALLLVTNRCAGYCRHCFRKRMVGIPTDETVKLFDRAVEYIREHKEITNVLISGGDPLVLPTDVIEYFLKELSKIEHLKFIRFGSRTPVFYPMRIYEDEKLLDVFARYSTPEKRVYLVTHFNHPREVTEEARRAVDALIRSGVVVSNQAVLLKGVNDDPEVLVTLMKEITSCGVVPYYVFQCRPVKRVKTHFQVPLKKGYEIVEKAKQRLDGHAKRFKYIMSHKTGKIEIVGIIGDEIYLKYHQAKNPKKVGKLFKRKLTPNAGWLDDLEPVKEEELVG
- a CDS encoding IGHMBP2 family helicase, with protein sequence MPILLTGVYEGKKLVRELKKIGLRKHDVRETFIANGSTLIFLKDESLCNDIFKEFVPDEETIKEIVTVHTYVEKFKNLIDTERLAEMEAQEEEIRKLSGRERELLGRAILDLKGTKAGMKFHLHLVRFWREKPIETEITSGDVILVSKGNPLKSNLVGTVVRITEKTITVAFEEKPPNWVYRKGVRVDLYINDVTFKRMEENLEELRHAVGRQRELRNIILGLKKPTEAKEEEFELVDERLNGTQVKAVKKALGSKDFYLIHGPPGTGKTSTITELIVQLVKRGNKVLATADSNIAADNILLNLSKYKNLKLVRIGHPARVLEELEKYSIYALYEEHEKTQKIRNGWERVRELIERRDQYKKPVPTLRRGMSDEEIIYFGRKGKGIRGLSKKTVRSMANWLLTNYEIDVRIKALKEMENVLLREILADADVVISTNSMVKSELLDGFFFDVAVIDEGSQQVEPSTLIPIMKAKKFFIAGDHKQLPPTVMSEEAKDLEKTLFEKLITNYPSLSSMLEIQYRMNEKIMEFPNKEFYEGKLKAAESVKNHTLADFNLQAPSKFKEILEPNVPIAFLDTSTINAYEFQVEGSTSYENYEEAKICITIAEELIRMGLERRDIGIITPYAAQVKLIKQMLLERDLKVEVNSVDGFQGREKEVIIISFVRSNDKGEIGFLKDLRRLNVAITRPRRKLIGVGNAKTLSSHSTYRRFLEYVKENGVFMGAGN